In Salarias fasciatus chromosome 2, fSalaFa1.1, whole genome shotgun sequence, one genomic interval encodes:
- the cetn2 gene encoding caltractin, whose product MATSAKRPSLQGPVPPPRKKTTPKPELTEEQKQEIREAFELFDTDGSGYIDVKELKVAMRALGFEPKKEEIKKMIGEVDKDGTGKISFADFLAIMTQKMAEKDSKEEILKAFRLFDDDETGKISFRNLKRVAKELGENLTDEELQEMIDEADRDGDGEVNQQEFLRIMKKTCLY is encoded by the exons ATG GCAACCAGTGCCAAGAGGCCGTCTCTGCAGGGCCCAGTGCCCCCTCCCCGGAAGAAGACCACCCCCAAGCCCGAGCTGACTGAGGAGCAGAAGCAGGAGATCAGGGAGGCCTTCGAGCTGTTCGACACTGACGGATCTGGATATATTGATgtgaaggagctgaag GTGGCCATGAGGGCTCTGGGCTTTGAACCCAAGAAAGAGGAGATCAAGAAGATGATTGGAGAAGTGGATAAGGACGGCACAGGAAAGATCTCCTTCGCTGACTTCCTCGCCATCATGACTCAGAAAATG GCTGAGAAAGACTCGAAAGAGGAGATCCTGAAGGCTTTCCGCCTGTTCGATGATGACGAGACGGGGAAGATCTCATTCAGGAATCTAAAGAGGGTCGCCAAAGAACTGGGAGAGAACCTGACCGATGAAGAACTGCAG GAGATGATCGACGAGGCGGACAGGGACGGAGACGGCGAGGTCAACCAGCAGGAGTTCCTGCGCATCATGAAGAAGACCTGTCTGTACTGA